tgttgtgttgaaccaggttctgaggtattttaaccaggatgtttttttcttgctggacctcgctttccaaatatttttccttgcacgATGTCTTGTAGtggggcatatctggattcatttcgcataatgtgtacaAAGTATTTTAACTTCGAGATTTGATCTGGGTCAGTTCTTCTTGGTTCTTCTTCATTTCTCTGGGGACCTtctcatttgtgacccggtcagttcaaaatattttaagaattctacggtatagccacatctcaaagcttccaattttctgcacatatcttcgttcaaggtccacgattaaacaccataaaaaaggacaccATAAAGAAGACGTCGCATCGCAGGATTCTTACTTTTATAAGtaccaagagagaggttgtgaCTCTTGAAGAaagcccccatacggttgaaggtgGATTTAGCTTTTCCAGtgcgcgctcttatttcttggttgttagtccattcttcatttattatggtgccgaagTAGTTGTGTGCGTCACTCTTTCTACGGGGGTTTGGTTGATTTAGAGTTGCCCTTTTGTTATCTTTTTCTTcctaatgatcataagctttgtctttaTTACGTTTGTATTGAGTTGACTGTAATATGTGATTTTGTTTATAAGGACTTGTAGgacttctaggttgtccgcaaatattaTGGTGTCATatgcatacctgatgttatttagcaggtacccgtttagtagaattcctttttcagtttcgttcaaagcttcgataaatattctttcagaggtGAGGTTGAAAATTAGAGTGTACAAAATACAGCCTtacctcactccacgcatgatgttcacgtattcggtgtgttcacctttAACTCtgggtttgcagtctgattccagtaaatgCTGGAAGGCGCGAAAAGTGAATTTTTctaaaatagatatttattttcaagTTTACCTGTATCTTTAGTTATTTATGTTGTTAcaccaaatatttatttttacttaattattttaacttagtTTATTTTCCCGTTGCATATAtgagaatttttagttatttttgtttggttacaataaataattgttcatttgcacattatttaatttaacgagacgatttttaaaaaatgcgtatttttgggcgccattaaatgaTTTGCACAGAGGCGCTAAcacgtgctggcgcggcactggATGTTGCTAATTTTTGTTAAAGCTAAGCCCTGCTGAATATAAGGAAGCATATTCCTTCGAATGATATTCACTCTTTCTTCTTCGTTAGGAGGGATCAATAGTTTCTTGAATATATTTTCCATGACTGAAATATAGTTTACAACTCGTTCCTATGAGCCCTGTGTTCTTCGTCGGATTTCCTCCCATAAGGAATTCTCACAGTCATGGGGCTGGAAAGCAGACCTAAGCTTCTGGACCAGATTATCCCACGACGTAAAATTTCCCATTCTGTACCAGAGTAAGGCGTCTTTGGTAAAAAGTTCTGGAGCCGAACGAAGTATCTTTAATACTCCTCTTGAAACTCACTCGCTTAGCGACAAACTGCTTAGCGACTTTCAACCCGTAACAACAGGAAGAATGCCCTTAGGACACCCACGAATGCAATAATGGAGAGATAATAATATGGTCATGGTCAGCTTTAAGAACGCTAGGGCTACCTACTGACCCAGCTACCATGGACtaccgttcgagatggaagcaAGTTTTGtagtcagccaagacccaccccAGGTTGTAGTGttacgagaagaagaagaaaagattaAAATTGGTACAAATACGTTTATTGTCGTGTATACTTACTTGAGCTATCGACGTTATAATTTTTGGTCCACCAATTCCTCCTATAACTAATTTCACATTGTCATGCTTATCTGTTAAAATCGACGGAGACATTGAAGACAATGGTGTTTTCCTAGGCTCCGGTTTATTAATATCTGCACCAATTAAGTCAAAATTGTTCTTTAAAAACTCGAAAGAAAAGTCAGCCATGGCGTTATTGAAAATAAAGCCTGTTCTCTTACCGGTTTTGGCAGCTCCAAATCTAAAATTACGTGAAgtcattataataataattttcaatattgtgaaatataaaggtactttactcttgagcgaaattcaaattttttcaCATAACTCCTATAAGATTGATGGAATTTGATATTTGAGGGTTAGATTTTAGGGTTTAgagtatgcagaactttttatgaaaaataactttcttcataaaattaataaaaacaaacaaattttactTACTGCTTATTTATTGTACTGGTTACAGACACTGCATCACCGTTTTCAGCAATTACTGATATGTGAGAAGTACCTTGATCATAATTTATCGAATTGGAACGAAGTCCATAGTATGCTGGATCATGTGAAGTTTTATCCTTTACTTTAAGCCTGACTAGTTTTGCAAAATCTTTAGATAACAGTTTGTTAGTAACCtagaaaaaatataatataataaagttTGCAAAAAAGAAAGGTTTCCTAAAATATCTATTGTTGACAAATTGGTTGTTGCATCTTAACCATTGCTTTTTAAAATGAACAGGCATTgaaggtatgaaaaagaaaaggaaGGAATGGGCATTCAACTAAACAATAATAACATCCTATATACACCGTGTTTGCAGACGACCAGATATGATCTGAAGCTAAACATTATATGGCAGTGGAGTTAGAACAGAGCAAATGCTAAAAGCCATAGAAATGGACTTTTGACGAAAATCTGCAGAATAGTCcagaatgaataaaaaaaaatgattgcattagAGAATAATGAAAGTAGatcaaacaataatattattgtaGACAATATTAGGACAAAACAACTTATAGTATGGTAAGGTAATGTAGAGAGGACAGTATAAGTAGGTACCTTATAGACTACCAAAGAAACTGTTAAATTGGGTACCGCTAGGACGCAGAAAATATTGAAGACCAAGAAAAAGCTGTAGAGAAGGTGTGGATAGAGAAATATGAGACAACAACTTAGATAAAGGCGCATGCGgagatagtatagtatagttgatccaaaagatggcataacccagacatccaaagtgaaagttatccttcaacaccaaattgttctatatggtccacacaatgtccagaaaaaagtcacaccattttgagcgtcgggtttgggggggagaggggggagaaatcagtaaattcgtagttttttaagtttttcgacaatatttctaaaactatgcggtttagcatgaacaaccttctatacaaaattgttctacattaaatttaaaataaaaagactctatgcataatctttctaaaatgaatggttccaaagttacggaggtagtatagtataactggtccaaaaaaaggcctaatccaaacatccaaagtaaaagttttcctccaacacgaaaatattctatatggtccaccatattgttcagtaaaaagttacaccattttgagcgtccggtttgggagggagatgggagagaagccggtaaattagtagtatttttacgtttttcgtcaatatttctaaaactatgctttagcgtaaacaatattatatacaaaaatattctacatgaaaattacaacaaaaaatgttttatacataattgttataaaatcaacggttccagagttacggagggtgaaaagtcgaggttttcgatactttttatattttttgggcaatatttatgatataactataccaaaaacccagacatccaaagtgaaagttatcctccaacaccaaattgttctatatggtccacataatgttcaggaaaaagtcacaccattttgagcgtcgggtttgggggggggagaggggggagaaatccggtaaatataaaaagtatcgaaaacctccacttttcaccctctgtaactctggaaccgttgattttataacaattatgtatagaaccttttttgttttaaattttatgtagaacatttttctatagaacattccttacgctaaagcatagttttagaaatattcacgaaaaacgtaaaagaaatactaatttaccgacttctcccccatctcccccccccccaaaccggacgctcaaaatggtgtaactttttactgaacaatatgtggagcatatagaacaatttggtgttgaaggaaaacttttactttggatgtctgggttaggcctttttttggaccaattataatatactacctccataactttggaaccgttcattttagaagggttatgcatagggccttttttatttcaaatttaatgtagaacaattttgtgtagagggtggttaatgctaaaccgcttagttttagaaatattgacgaaaaacttaaaaaactacgaatttacagatttctcccccctctccccccaaacccgacgctcaaaatggtgtgacttttttctgaacattatgtggaccatatagaacaatttggtgttggaggataactttcactttggatgtctgggtttgggtctaactatatcATACTAAGATGGAGATAATATGATCTTCGATTGGGTATCGATAAACGTCGTAGAACGTTGTAAATCGATTCGTCTATATATAATTGTGAACTTCTTTCTCAAGATTTGCAATTAAAGAAATATCCTCCGTTAACCATGTCCAGATTTTTTGCTATTgttttgtttaacataatttttctGGGTACACAGGATTGCTAATACATATGCCAtacaataacaaaagttaaccagtTTAACTATCAGTTTATCTATACTGTGcaattctcagctgaacttaAAACTAAGAATCacgttcctaaaatgttatgtgtatcctgtattctGTATTACTATAtagatgtgaaacctggatcatggaGGTCAATATGATGAACACATTAGAAGCCTTGGAGATGTTGTCATATCGTGGAATGCTTAAAGTCTTATGGGTTCTACGCATTTCAAACATAAAAGTCTTAAACAgaataggtcaaggcgaaggtgacttgacgatgataaaaaagagaaaactcaAATACTTGGGCAtgtaatgagaggtagcagatactggATGCCTATTTCAGTTAATGCTCAACGGAAAGATCAAGGGAAAAAGATGCATTGgcaggaagaaatattcatggccctgaaaccttcgtcaatggactggcttgtCAGCAGATGAGTTGTTACTTGCTGCGCAAGATCGAGAacatcatcatcaccatcattcaacccggatctatccactgctggatataggtctccctcagtgtTCTCCATGTATTCCTGTTTTGTGCTGTTTCCATCCAATTTTTGCCGATccgttttatgtcatcagaccatctggttggcggacgacctctacttcgatatgtttcttgtcttggtctccagtgtattattcgctgtgtccatctaTTATCTGACATTCTAGCTACGTGCTCCGCCCAGTTAAACTTAGGGGTTataattctttctatggcatctaccctaacaacacaaaacattccaggaatgtactaccaaagttctatcaatatttgaatgtcctggccATTCAgtgaacattcggtgaacatctgattaaattattcctggaatgttaccataagacattctgtgaacatactaccaatgttcctatattttaagctGTCAAATAATAAATACTTATGATAACTACTATTAAATACTAACAGATATAACATTACTTATAACAGAAACTTGTGCAAAAACGAAGAGAGGCATTTATAATTATTCTTaattgcgttcattttcaaattcgccgcGCGTGTATTTGTCAGAATTTGTGAACGGCGCttagagagggcatcacgtgactaaaaacgaccaacgaGCACCGTGACCAACGTGGCTTCGCTTCGGCCATCTTGCCGTGCGTGTGCGTGGTAATGTTTGGTAAACGAAACGTGtatgttttttgttgtttgttttgttttgtatttGTGCTTGTATAGTGCATAAAATGTTGTCTTGTTCTCAACGAAGTTGCAGTAGCAGAAGCAATGTAttctgcaggaataacgtttcatACTAGGTTAGTATGCAAATTATGTAAACAAAGAAATAACCCCTATTTCAGAAAATTCTTTTTGagtttttgctaatgtatgcgtTTATAAACACGATGGTAGACCACGCACTATAATAGTACCAACTACAtataatgaatacacagaatataaAGATATTGTCGGTCCGCTAAACTCAGAGTCCCAGTACCACtgagtctcagacacaactggctagtgattttagtacataattttgcaaattttaccaaaaaaaaaattattactaaatagttaataattactaaatagttagtaatagggcttttcattcacagtcatttgtttcgagcatcTATCATAATGTCTAATAATcagtgtatattaatattatacacagattatacaacatatgacaggagctggaaacaaatgacaatcgatgaaaagccctattttggcaaaattggccaaaaacaaaaaaattacctactaaaatcactaggcagttgtgtctgagtttagcgaaccgactatattaataaacaatttctaagctgttttacaatatttttgagttcattaatcatattttttatttaaaacataaattcgttaataatgcttagtaatgcatatatttgtatttttagctttccagaagatcctgcgaagaaggcgtgaagtatagatcagatttgttaatagaggagtatgttcaaaacattttttagaaaaagatattgacagaacttcactttcatctgttcattgagagactgtgctgttccaatagcttatgtcacacaggtaatatgcttaacctaattaataatacagtccgtacaatatagataccgttgcacTTCATTTAattatctacatcagagatctaagttgacgttgtttaattatttgattaatattcaatgtaaataaataaaaacatcagaaatagaaaacaagaattaagttataatgttacgttaaagtaaataataataacaataaatataataaaataaatacttatttgtttgtgaaaaagctatttctttgtggcatttttgtaatcaactattttaattgggaaataagccacaatttacttgaaaaaataattttattaaggtttctacttccacatcggacgtcattgacaaaatacaaaatattatttattatttatttaaatattatttaatatttattttattattatttatccaTATTATTAcctttaaataatatttcttctgattgttaattgtaaaggatagaaaaattaccatttattttaattttgttttagaatcagctgagagaagtggtctacaaaaaaccaggaaggaaacggaatatgtggctacgaaaggcaaaaggtttacaaagcaaatgtgacacatttttttataggaatatcagtaaattacattaaaagaatgtatgaaaagattttgtgcaataaaaatgtttatatttatcaaggatgcattatttggtatggccacatatcgtcagtgatgtgacaatacctcctatctgttttttatgacatttgtaagagagactaaacacttgtttgggccacctcctgttttcatatattttttgacttgttttgtagtaaattcaactatctatccactacaaaacaagtcaaaacttacatatgaaaacaggaggtggccttaaaaaatgattttcgtctcctgcaaaactcatgaaaaaacatataggaggtattgtcacatcactgacgatatattttagAGAATGTCtgaaaaatatactgtgaatgtcctaCGAACATTCgcggacattcatggaatgttccaacaagacattcaaggaatgtttaaaatgctgacacagcaatttcctgggactttccacggacattcgtgtgcttttggggacattccaggaatattttcaatgtcctgtgtgtaccttctaggaacatttctggaatgttttgtgttattagggtatCACTCCTGTtcttccatggctctttgtgtaacacaaattttatttcttcGAGATTGAGAACAGTATCGGCAAATTGTCAAGGAAGGAAACCCACGCTTAAAACTTGGGGACGATACTCAAAAGATGCCATACGATACTTACCTCTCTTACATCAACAAAGTTTGGATCTCCCAATTCCGGTCTTTTGGCGAATGCAAACTTGAATGTTTCTATAATCCTATGGTATGTTCGTAAGACATTTTCTTCCTCCATTAAACGAGATTCTTTAGTAAAATTGTATCCATCCAAAACGTTCAATATAAAACTTACAAGTGGACCAGAACCTGGAGCAGGAAAGGAATAGAATTGGTCGCCATTGTTTAAGGTTATATTGATTGGTTCCATCCATACTGcgctaaaatatttgaaaattatcaAAACTGtccaatatgtagttttcttttaaATGTAAACAATAagcaaaatgttttttttttcttcttgacTGCATGGTTTTACAACTCTTCAAAATACAAATCTTCTATCGTTTGGTCTCTCAAAAAATACTGTCTTTAagactctgtcttcctctgatcttaccacatgacttGCCCATCTTCTAtggttagcttttatatgtctgaccatgttttcagtaccatacagagtCAACAATTAAACATTAAGAAGCCTTCTCCACTTTTCTGTCAATTCAGCTCTTTGAGAGCCAAAGTATTATTCTGAGAaccttcctttcaaatatcagcagcTTATCTATTTCCTGCTAATGAACGGTCTATGTTTTACTTCTATATGTAACagctgggcgaataattgacatgtagaTCTTAATattgatgatagggagtataacgCTCTATTCCCCGCATCTATCCTTGCTGAGACATCTTTTCTATGTGGTTGTCATATGTAATTAACGCCCCCAGATATTTAAAAGTAAAATGTTTacaatacaaataattttttacgTGCTGTATGTGCTATATATTTGACTGATCATTAAGATCGCAGACAGATAAAATAGTGTACAAAATCTTACTTACTCATAACTTCTTAAATCTTCCGCAGAAATAGTACTATTTGTATTAACTATATCCTCAAGAACTAACTTTGATAATTCTCCTGTGTAAAAATCCTCTGGTCCATTCTTGGATAAcattttaagaaaattacataaTTTTGTAGGTACTACTTTCTTACCAGGTCTTTTAAATTGCGTTTTATTATCAGAAAACCATTCCCTTAAAATTTGAGTATTAGAATTATGTGTGTGCGCCCTACACTAGTTTCTATTTTATTGTTACACATGCACAATGTGTTCATATAAAAACAATAGTAAAACACTATTAGTAAATATAGAAGAATAGATTTTTTGTTAAATACATTTTGGTGGGGTTCAAACAAGCATCAAAGATATTTACTAATAcgcatataaaattattaatattttggtGAATATAAAAAcagatacagttgagtccctgaatctttacccgtgcgtcatcatttaaagcatacgataTAAGTcaatgataagtcggaaattgaaatttactaaacgcaacagcaagtcacttactgtcacttgctgttgcctttagtaaatttcaattttcgacttatcatcgacttatttcgtatgctttaaatgatgacgcacgggtaaagattcagggagtCAACTGTATAGAAAGTAAAAATAAAGGCCAATCAAAGTAGGTATTTGGCCTCAAAATCTTAGAATCGAAGTAAATTTTATCAGACCGTATCTTAGAAAATAGATATGTATATGTCACAAAGCGATATGTACAATTGGTATGAGATTGGAAATGCAATAGTGTTAAAGAAATATTTAAACGTATCGAAGTTCAGGTACTAGTCTGTTGAAATCCGCATGGTTACCGGTGCAAAGCAAAAACCGTCCCTGGCAaattttatacaactgggagttgtcaAAGAGGGTCCAGTTACCGATAACAGCATCCAGTTCTAGTCCCGACAAAGTTCCAGGAGGAACCACCTCTTAAGGAGGGGGAAATGTTACGCCAGCCTTTCCACGCCTCGTATCAAACATTCACGGAATCAGTCGAGAAGTTATTAAACACGAACTTCTATGACACACAAAATAGGGATAGATAGAGAGACAGCTTAAAAAGAGCAATATGAACCCCGGATGAAAGGCAAAATTCATAATGACACGCATCTGTCAGGATGTATAAATTGCAAGGAAGGACGAATACTTACTTTATCAATCCTTACCTAAGGTTTTCATCCCATTGAATATCTTTATTAAGAATCATAGAGTTATATTGATGTTGCCCAATGGTATATCCCTTTTCGCAAATATCTATAGTAGGTTGCACCAATTCTTCCCATCGTAACTTGCCAAATTTTTGATGAGCTCTTAAATAACCCTTTATTTCTCCAGGTATAGCAATCATTACGCTATCTAGAAAGATGATGAATTTTAAAGGAGTAGgtattttacattatttacaaataattattagatatttacaaatacaaaaatatgcaattttcTGGATATGCCAATATTCCAGAAGGGACAGAAATCGACATCATAATAAAAGGGGAAGAAATACAATAGTAATACACACGAAAGGTAAAACAAGTAAGGAACTTTTTATGCATATCACAAAAG
The window above is part of the Diabrotica virgifera virgifera chromosome 2, PGI_DIABVI_V3a genome. Proteins encoded here:
- the LOC114333568 gene encoding glutathione hydrolase 1 proenzyme-like yields the protein MITIIFKKNRYIKTPHEMERNLMTNYRKTDVLITSVILIASVLCYVKFYPQSVFSAEERQKFIPDPKKPLPFSETRMEFFEKAAVVSDAAPCAKIGRDVLKKNGSAVDASIGALICNSVVNMQSAGVGGGFFMTIFKNDEKKVYCLNAREKAPSNMMSDKFMNDGDPVNNSVMIAIPGEIKGYLRAHQKFGKLRWEELVQPTIDICEKGYTIGQHQYNSMILNKDIQWDENLREWFSDNKTQFKRPGKKVVPTKLCNFLKMLSKNGPEDFYTGELSKLVLEDIVNTNSTISAEDLRSYDAVWMEPINITLNNGDQFYSFPAPGSGPLVSFILNVLDGYNFTKESRLMEEENVLRTYHRIIETFKFAFAKRPELGDPNFVDVREVTNKLLSKDFAKLVRLKVKDKTSHDPAYYGLRSNSINYDQGTSHISVIAENGDAVSVTSTINKQFGAAKTGKRTGFIFNNAMADFSFEFLKNNFDLIGADINKPEPRKTPLSSMSPSILTDKHDNVKLVIGGIGGPKIITSIAQTIMRLRWLNNNLKEAVDTPKVHHQLLPMTLVYEYGLIDELVQNLKALGHTTYRKTDSAVYALQRENDKIIGIHDSRKPGGGVYGI